The stretch of DNA TTGTTATTTAGCCCATATTTTGAATATGACTGTAACTTAACAAAACAAAGTctgggtgctttttttttttaaatgtgctagACTTGCACATAAAACAAGCTCCTTTTGCAGCTCGATACTGTTCTCTGCACCATTTAACACTTTATACATGTGTATCTAAATTCAATAAGTTTGTTCTAACATAAGAGCCCATAAATGATGGCCTCCAAAAGGAACATTTACAATGATAAATTCAGGACATGCAATTAAGGggaagtaaaaataataatacaaaatacaaataattcacACActataaaataagaaataaaataaaatacctggTTGCCATTGAAGTAGACGAACAGCAGGCCGCGCTAAATGTCATCATTGACCTTGTtgagatggggaaaaaaagacagaaaaagagaGTATTATTTTCcagacattgaaaaaaaggcCGTTTGGTATTTCTTTTATCCGACGTGCAAAAGAATAAAGCATCCCCCGAAAAGGATCTCCCGCAAATGTTTGCGTATTTAGGAGAGCACGCCGAGTGAGAGTGAAGTGATCGACGATCGATATATCGAACTTTGCGATCAATTGTGCAAGTGGGGAACAAACAGCTTAAAGCATGCACGAGGCTTTGTCATATTTGTGCTCGTCTTGCAAAATGTCTCATTGTAttcacattgtaaaaaaatggaaagtggACATTGGGCCTAGTGacgtctttttttaaaggataaatatattttatttgcttGCTTTCAAcgggtgtgtttttttgttgaatgacAGCATCAAATGCGTCATTTTTCACTACGTGAACTATAGTACAGTCGATTTTTGTTAATCTGTAAAAGTAATTGTCAACGGATTTTTAAATAAGAAGGGCAtaattgcaaaagaaatgcCAAAACTATCAATGTTATCTAAATTTAGGATAAAAGCAAATAACAGTACATTTTCAATTGTGTATTTCACTTGTACTTAAAATATTGTCCATTTTACCTGGCAATTTTgacatttggataaaaaaaaatgaagatacaACTCATCATgcgaattacaaaaaaaaaaatatgcagcaaGTGTTAATTATGATAAAGGCTGATaattaaaatacaacaaatggatttgttttGCGAGTGTTTCCTTAGTAATTTTGAAAAAGAACATCTTGTATTCGTTCCAATTTGGCATGAATTCGGCCGTTATTATCTACTCGATCCCAACTTGCTGACCTCTATCACCCCCTCGTAGGAGTCCACCTCCCACCCCCCTGGTGCCCCCTTCGGTCCGAGAGTCGCCATTAATCTCTGTCAATCAATATTTCGATCAGTTTTATCACTGAGCGTATCTGCAAAAAGCATGCAGTGCGtgagaaaacaaaactaaaaaagttCATCTTATACGCAAGCAGATAGCAACcagctgtgtgtgtgtccaaGTCGAAAAGTGAGGCAAATACAcgcaaaaaatgtccaattctgCAAAAATGAAAGACAGTGGGCCTATTTATTAAGAATGCATTTCAgtcagtttttttcaaaaattggattaaacTGGAGATTTTATgagttatctttttttttaaatttaacattcACCTAAAGTTGTTTCGGCATGAAATACTCTATACAAACgcaaaaatatgttaaagaAATAACGAggtggttggggggggggggttggctgAATCTGCGCGCGCGTCCGCAGGTGCGCGTCCACGCGAAGGGGAGCGCTCTCGGACAGGAGAAGAGAGAGATATAACCGCACGCGATCCACGCGGCGCGCTTCAAACTCCGCCGCGGAGGACCTGGGACGCGCACGCGTGGGAACGCCACGGAACGCCACGGAACGCCACGGAACGTCTCGGCGATCTCCCCGATCGAAGCTGGTCAATCAATGGATCGGCGTTCCCATGTTTTGGTAATTGGATCGGGCCGGGACGGAGCGAGAGACCGCGGGTGAGGGTGGGGAGGGAGAGTGCTGGGATGGAGCTCACCATGGAGAACCTGCACGGCATCTCCTCGTCGTCGCACTCGCAGGCGGGGAACCCCATGAGCTCGCGCCCGTCGCCCTCCTCCAGCTCGGCTCCCCGGAACCTGGCGTCGCACGCCCCCTCCACCGCGCGCTCGGCCATGGTGTCCGGCCTGGGCTCCATCCTGGagggctcctcctcctccggcggcggcggcggcgactacCGGCAGGACCCGGCGGGGCTGTCGGGACACCTGCACCCGTCCATCAGCATGTGCGACAGCGGCATGAGTCTGAGCAACACGTACACCACCCTGGCCCCGCTGCAGCACTTACCTCCCATCTCCACCGTGTCGGAGAAGTTCCACCATCCGCACTcgcaccaccaccatcaccaccaccaccatcacgcCGCGGCCCACTCCAGGCTGTCGTCCGGGAACGTCAGCGGCAGCTTCACGCTCATGCGGGACGAGCACCGCGGGCTGGCCCCCATGGGCAACCTGTACGGCCCCTACCCCAAGGAAATGTCGGCCGTGCACGGCCACGGCTCGCTGTCGCCGCTTCCCAGCGGCCTGGGCTCCTTGCACGCGGCCCAGCAGCCGTTGGGCTCCTACGGGGCCGGCGCGCACCTCCCGGCCGAAGCCAAGATGCTGTCGCCGGTGTCGGGCTTTGAGCCGCACGCCTCCATGCTGTCCAGGAGCGAGCAGGAGCACCTGGCGAGGAGTTTAGGCGGCCACGGCCACGGCCACGGCATGCTCTCCAACTTGAACGGCATGCACCCGCACCACCCGCACGGCCACCTCCACGCGCAGCCCGGCGGCGCCGTCATGCTGGGGGAGCGCGACAGGCACGGCCACGGGGGCCACGGTCAGGCCGGGGTGGCGGGCTCGGGCATCCAGGCGGAGGAAATCAACACCAAGGAGGTGGCTCAGAGGATAACGGCGGAATTGAAGCGCTACTCCATCCCGCAAGCCATCTTCGCCCAGAGGATCCTGAGCCGGTCCCAGGGGACCCTCTCGGACCTGCTCCGCAACCCCAAGCCCTGGAGTAAGCTCAAGTCCGGCCGGGAGACCTTTCGGAGGATGTGGAAGTGGCTGCAGGAGCCCGAGTTTCAGCGGATGTCCGCTCTCAGGCTGGCCGGTAAGAAAGTTGTCATTTGATCTCCATTCCATCACGCCATTGATTCCAACGTGGAAAATGGCCTCACATTC from Stigmatopora nigra isolate UIUO_SnigA chromosome 9, RoL_Snig_1.1, whole genome shotgun sequence encodes:
- the LOC144202096 gene encoding hepatocyte nuclear factor 6-like; this translates as MELTMENLHGISSSSHSQAGNPMSSRPSPSSSSAPRNLASHAPSTARSAMVSGLGSILEGSSSSGGGGGDYRQDPAGLSGHLHPSISMCDSGMSLSNTYTTLAPLQHLPPISTVSEKFHHPHSHHHHHHHHHHAAAHSRLSSGNVSGSFTLMRDEHRGLAPMGNLYGPYPKEMSAVHGHGSLSPLPSGLGSLHAAQQPLGSYGAGAHLPAEAKMLSPVSGFEPHASMLSRSEQEHLARSLGGHGHGHGMLSNLNGMHPHHPHGHLHAQPGGAVMLGERDRHGHGGHGQAGVAGSGIQAEEINTKEVAQRITAELKRYSIPQAIFAQRILSRSQGTLSDLLRNPKPWSKLKSGRETFRRMWKWLQEPEFQRMSALRLAACKRKEEDRGRERNQVPKKQRLVFTDLQRRTLVAIFRENRRPSKEMQLTISQQLGLELSTVSNFFMNSRRRCPDRWDVEEHGHVHGLHRHGNANSSPVHPGTSSVGTFSKA